Proteins found in one Gordonia sp. PDNC005 genomic segment:
- a CDS encoding metal-sensitive transcriptional regulator gives MCAHDNTDEGDHGHHGYIGNQAGYVRRLKLIEGQARGLQRMVEEEAYCIDILTQVSAMTKALEAVSLGLLSDHMNHCVVSAARESDEAADEKIAEAMKAITRLVKS, from the coding sequence ATGTGCGCACACGACAACACTGACGAAGGCGACCACGGTCATCACGGATACATCGGCAATCAGGCCGGGTACGTCCGTCGTCTGAAGCTGATCGAGGGGCAGGCTCGCGGCCTCCAGCGGATGGTCGAGGAAGAGGCGTACTGCATCGACATCCTCACGCAGGTGTCGGCGATGACGAAGGCGCTCGAGGCGGTGAGCCTCGGGCTGCTGTCGGACCACATGAACCACTGTGTGGTATCCGCCGCCCGCGAGAGCGATGAGGCGGCCGACGAGAAGATCGCCGAGGCGATGAAGGCCATCACGCGCCTGGTCAAGTCCTGA
- a CDS encoding Re/Si-specific NAD(P)(+) transhydrogenase subunit alpha, whose product MLIGIPQESKTGETLVAATAKTVGQLQQLGYDVLVEAGAGSLSEQPDAAFTEAGARVGSTDDVWAADVVVKVNAPTDAEIARMRRGAVLISMMAPARNPELVEKLTNAGVTALAMDAVPRISRAQSMDVLSSMANVAGYRAVVEAAHEFGRMFTGQVTAAGKIPPARVFVVGAGVAGLAAIGAASAMGAVVRAFDVRPEVAEQVESMGAEFVHVEFEAEKSEDGYAKEMTAEQEAATASMYDEEARAADIVITTALIPGRPAPKLLSPETVAGMKHGSVIVDMAAANGGNAAGTVTDEKVVTDGGVTILGYTDLAGRLAAQTSQLYGTNIVNLLKLLTPSKDGELTLDMDDIVQRGITVTRDGEGMWPPPPVQVSAAPKAAAAEPAPVAEPKAPMSAGKKVALVLAGIVLYGLVVAVAPDPIPQHFTVLMLAIVIGYYVIGKVAHALHTPLMSVTNAISGVVVVGALLQIATEDTTIRVLSAIAILLASINIFGGFAVTRRMLAMFSKGA is encoded by the coding sequence ATGCTGATCGGCATCCCTCAGGAGTCCAAGACAGGCGAGACGCTCGTCGCTGCGACCGCGAAGACGGTCGGCCAGCTGCAGCAGCTCGGATACGACGTCCTCGTCGAGGCCGGTGCGGGTTCGCTCTCGGAACAGCCCGACGCGGCGTTCACCGAGGCGGGCGCACGAGTCGGTTCGACCGACGACGTGTGGGCCGCCGACGTGGTCGTCAAGGTGAACGCTCCGACCGACGCCGAGATCGCTCGCATGCGCCGCGGCGCAGTGCTGATCTCGATGATGGCCCCGGCGCGCAACCCCGAACTCGTTGAGAAGCTGACGAACGCAGGCGTCACCGCGCTCGCCATGGATGCTGTCCCGCGCATCTCGCGCGCGCAGTCCATGGACGTGTTGTCGTCGATGGCGAACGTCGCGGGCTACCGCGCCGTCGTCGAGGCGGCACACGAGTTCGGCCGGATGTTCACCGGTCAGGTGACCGCAGCCGGCAAGATCCCGCCCGCTCGGGTGTTCGTGGTCGGCGCCGGTGTGGCCGGTCTGGCCGCGATCGGCGCCGCGTCCGCGATGGGCGCCGTGGTTCGTGCGTTCGACGTGCGTCCCGAGGTCGCCGAGCAGGTCGAGTCGATGGGCGCGGAGTTCGTGCACGTCGAATTCGAGGCGGAGAAGTCTGAAGACGGCTACGCCAAGGAGATGACCGCCGAGCAGGAGGCCGCCACCGCGTCGATGTACGACGAGGAGGCGCGTGCCGCCGACATCGTCATCACGACAGCGCTGATCCCCGGCCGTCCGGCTCCCAAGCTCCTCTCGCCGGAGACCGTCGCGGGCATGAAGCACGGGTCCGTGATCGTCGACATGGCGGCCGCCAACGGCGGCAATGCCGCAGGCACGGTCACCGACGAGAAGGTCGTCACCGACGGTGGCGTCACGATCCTCGGCTACACCGACCTGGCAGGCCGGCTGGCCGCTCAGACGTCGCAGTTGTACGGCACCAACATCGTCAACCTGCTCAAGCTCCTCACCCCGTCGAAGGACGGTGAGCTGACGCTCGACATGGACGACATCGTCCAGCGCGGCATCACGGTGACGCGTGACGGCGAAGGCATGTGGCCGCCGCCGCCCGTCCAGGTGTCCGCAGCTCCGAAGGCCGCCGCGGCCGAGCCCGCGCCGGTCGCCGAGCCCAAGGCTCCGATGTCGGCCGGCAAGAAGGTCGCCCTCGTCCTTGCCGGCATCGTCCTGTACGGCCTCGTCGTCGCCGTCGCGCCCGATCCGATCCCGCAGCACTTCACGGTGCTCATGCTGGCGATCGTCATCGGCTACTACGTCATCGGCAAGGTCGCACACGCGCTGCACACGCCGCTGATGTCGGTCACCAACGCCATCTCCGGCGTTGTCGTGGTCGGCGCGCTGTTGCAGATCGCCACCGAAGACACCACGATTCGCGTGCTCTCCGCGATCGCGATCCTGCTCGCCTCCATCAACATCTTCGGCGGCTTTGCAGTGACCCGACGCATGCTCGCCATGTTCAGCAAGGGGGCCTGA
- a CDS encoding histidine kinase has protein sequence MSVNRQREPRPMRTWWNALRFVAVETAAAVGSTAIGMVLLLVSPLMLFTGGWIIVPALAGVLHRWAGRARARSRTFLGRPQTLDRTSGAVPVTRREQLRAALSRTTGRELWWLVLHGLPALIIGLITVAVPLGVVSSLSVLIRWQYAAEGEPLIGPFTVTSWAQAAWAPVAALGYGLLAWWLVPAIAALFARTTDAALTPSRRTELAARVDSLTLSRAAALDAHTAELQRIERDLHDGAQNRLVGVVMMLGLARRALDSGDPTAVDYVERAQQAASDALAGLRSTVHDIYPPVLADLGLSGALSAVAGRSAVPCDLQADDVPRVPAAVEAAVYFVVAESLNNVAKYSNATHAQISLTHDRPTDRLVVEVVDDGVGGASIRPDGGLEGIVRRVQAFEGTMTLSSPVGGPTVVRTEMPCGS, from the coding sequence ATGTCTGTGAATCGACAGCGTGAGCCCCGTCCGATGCGGACGTGGTGGAACGCTCTGCGGTTCGTCGCCGTCGAGACTGCGGCCGCCGTGGGCTCCACCGCGATCGGGATGGTGCTGCTGCTGGTGTCGCCGCTCATGCTGTTCACGGGCGGTTGGATCATCGTTCCGGCGCTCGCCGGGGTTCTTCATCGGTGGGCCGGACGTGCCCGGGCCCGGTCACGAACATTTCTCGGTCGGCCGCAGACCCTCGATCGAACATCTGGCGCCGTACCGGTCACGAGACGCGAACAGCTGAGGGCCGCACTGTCTCGAACTACCGGACGGGAACTCTGGTGGCTGGTCCTGCACGGGCTCCCTGCCCTGATCATCGGCCTGATCACGGTCGCAGTGCCCCTCGGAGTGGTGTCGTCGCTGTCGGTCCTGATCCGCTGGCAGTACGCCGCCGAGGGTGAACCCCTCATCGGTCCATTCACCGTCACCTCGTGGGCGCAAGCGGCGTGGGCGCCGGTGGCGGCCCTCGGCTACGGGCTCCTCGCATGGTGGCTCGTTCCCGCAATCGCAGCGTTGTTCGCGCGGACCACCGACGCGGCACTGACGCCGTCCCGCCGCACCGAACTGGCGGCCCGCGTCGACTCGCTGACTCTCAGCAGGGCCGCGGCGCTCGACGCTCACACCGCCGAGCTCCAACGCATCGAGCGCGACCTCCACGACGGAGCGCAGAACAGGCTCGTCGGCGTCGTCATGATGCTCGGCCTGGCTAGGCGGGCCCTCGATTCCGGCGACCCCACCGCCGTCGACTACGTCGAACGGGCACAACAGGCCGCGTCTGACGCGCTGGCCGGACTGCGCTCGACGGTCCACGACATCTATCCGCCGGTGCTCGCCGACCTAGGTCTGTCCGGTGCACTGTCCGCGGTGGCAGGACGCAGCGCCGTGCCGTGCGATCTACAGGCCGACGATGTTCCGCGAGTGCCGGCCGCGGTGGAGGCCGCGGTGTACTTCGTCGTCGCGGAGTCGCTGAACAACGTCGCCAAGTACTCGAATGCCACACACGCGCAGATCAGCCTGACACACGACCGGCCCACCGATCGCCTTGTCGTCGAGGTGGTCGACGACGGTGTCGGAGGCGCCTCTATCCGGCCCGACGGTGGCCTCGAGGGGATCGTTCGGCGGGTCCAGGCGTTCGAGGGGACCATGACCTTGTCCAGTCCGGTGGGCGGCCCCACCGTTGTGAGAACGGAAATGCCATGCGGATCGTGA
- a CDS encoding FAD-binding protein: MSGLDIPETVDANDVAEYTDDVDVLVLGAGIGGCCAAVEAAAAGASVIVLERSAAAGGTSCMAGGHFYLGGGTAVQQATGHDDSADEMAKYLTAVSRDPEPDKIRAYCDDSVEHFGWLENLGFEFERSYYPEKAVIQPQTQGLMFTGNEKVWPYKDQAIPAPRGHKVPVPGDTGGAGMVIGLLVDRLGELGVPIRYEVGGRALIVDDSGAVVGARFKDGATEGCIKAKSVIIAAGGFVMNPDMVAEYVPQLAEKPFTLGSTYDDGLGIRMGVSVGAKLKHMDQAFITAPVYPPSILLTGLAVNKEGKRFVAEDSYHSRTSGFVMDQTDRAAYLIVDEAHMQRPEFPLCPFIDGWETVEEMADGLGLDRDTLVSTLDRYNTYAANGEDPDFHKSPEFLAPQDRGPWAAFDMSLGKALYAGFTIGGMATTVDGAVLHEDGSVIPGLYAAGACAANLAQDGKGYASGTQLGEGSYFGRRAGASAAAHI; this comes from the coding sequence ATGAGTGGCTTGGACATCCCGGAAACAGTTGATGCGAACGATGTCGCGGAGTACACGGACGACGTGGACGTGCTGGTTCTCGGTGCGGGGATCGGCGGGTGCTGTGCCGCAGTCGAGGCCGCGGCGGCGGGTGCGAGTGTCATCGTGCTCGAACGGTCGGCGGCGGCAGGCGGCACCAGTTGCATGGCGGGCGGGCACTTCTACCTCGGGGGAGGAACCGCCGTCCAACAGGCGACAGGCCACGATGACAGTGCCGACGAGATGGCCAAGTACCTGACCGCCGTCTCCCGCGATCCCGAACCCGACAAGATCCGTGCCTACTGCGACGACAGTGTTGAGCACTTCGGTTGGCTGGAGAACCTCGGCTTCGAGTTCGAGCGCTCCTACTACCCGGAGAAGGCCGTCATTCAGCCGCAGACGCAGGGACTGATGTTCACCGGCAACGAGAAGGTCTGGCCGTACAAGGATCAGGCGATCCCGGCGCCCCGCGGCCACAAAGTGCCGGTGCCCGGCGACACCGGCGGCGCGGGCATGGTGATCGGCCTACTCGTCGACCGCCTCGGTGAGCTCGGCGTCCCGATCCGCTACGAGGTGGGTGGCCGCGCCCTGATCGTCGACGACTCCGGCGCGGTGGTCGGCGCCCGCTTCAAGGACGGTGCGACCGAAGGTTGCATCAAGGCCAAATCGGTGATCATCGCGGCAGGCGGGTTTGTGATGAACCCCGACATGGTCGCCGAGTACGTTCCGCAGCTCGCCGAGAAGCCGTTCACACTCGGCAGCACCTACGACGACGGTCTCGGCATCCGCATGGGCGTTTCGGTCGGCGCCAAACTCAAGCACATGGACCAGGCGTTCATCACCGCACCCGTGTACCCGCCGTCGATTCTGTTGACCGGTCTCGCCGTCAACAAGGAGGGAAAGCGGTTCGTCGCCGAAGATTCTTATCACTCCCGCACGTCGGGATTCGTGATGGACCAGACCGATCGAGCCGCGTATCTGATCGTGGACGAAGCGCACATGCAGCGGCCCGAGTTCCCGCTGTGCCCGTTCATCGACGGATGGGAGACGGTGGAGGAGATGGCCGACGGTCTCGGCCTCGATCGTGACACCCTCGTTTCGACTCTGGACCGGTACAACACCTATGCTGCAAACGGCGAGGATCCCGACTTCCACAAGAGCCCCGAGTTCCTCGCCCCGCAGGATCGCGGGCCGTGGGCGGCCTTCGACATGAGCCTCGGCAAGGCGCTGTACGCAGGTTTCACCATCGGCGGAATGGCGACCACTGTCGACGGCGCGGTTCTGCACGAGGACGGTTCGGTAATCCCGGGCCTGTACGCCGCCGGAGCCTGCGCAGCCAATCTTGCGCAGGACGGAAAGGGCTACGCTTCGGGCACTCAGCTCGGAGAAGGCTCCTACTTCGGCAGGCGTGCCGGCGCATCCGCCGCAGCACACATCTAG
- a CDS encoding HSP90 family protein, translating to MDDASVFDVDLSALIDVLGTNLYTGPGVYVRELLQNAIDAQSEADRSDAPIEITADGSVFEIADQGVGMTGDTIARLLGTIGASSKRDPFGFGSTSQIGQFGVGLLSGFLVGDRIEVTSRADDADAVVWTGTSTGEVELTPGDRKATGTTVRITARPDTRSWLAPEKVRALAAEYTAMHPTPVLVNGERVNEGPGLFGGPSGGRDAARVAFSQDELGFTPLEMFDVDVPEAGMRGVAFVRPSGGDLVARATHRVYVKGLLVGDVPALVPEWAYFVRLVVDSTGLKPTASREGLVRDDLFEAVSVSLGEQISGWLTGLGSRPVVRERFLNVHEQGVKALAAHRPELLGFVDKHCVFDTNVGPMPLATFRARFDTIRYAGSVDDYRVLADILAGRGIGLVNAGHAFETAVIRALIAADPQLQCEPIGQQFLLSALSTPSAELRAEFDAAVHLARRAVSPFDCEVSLREFEPDGVSALLLTDDSARIAQDRTEMLSEAAGEPDAWLAALAALDDGDVPPTRPVLVLNATNALVKRLPTLGDDVVAGALIRVIYSQAMLRARRSVRVAAASELDSAITLLADLATRDSIEGDVE from the coding sequence ATGGATGACGCCAGTGTGTTCGACGTCGATCTGAGTGCGTTGATCGACGTGCTCGGGACCAATCTCTACACGGGGCCGGGCGTGTACGTCCGTGAGTTGCTCCAGAATGCGATCGACGCGCAGTCGGAGGCTGATCGGTCGGATGCGCCGATCGAGATCACGGCGGACGGATCAGTCTTCGAGATCGCCGACCAGGGGGTCGGCATGACTGGCGACACCATCGCGCGTCTGCTCGGGACCATCGGCGCCAGCTCCAAGCGCGACCCGTTCGGGTTCGGATCGACCTCTCAGATCGGCCAGTTCGGTGTTGGTCTCCTCAGCGGATTCCTCGTCGGCGACCGCATCGAAGTCACCTCCCGCGCGGACGACGCCGACGCCGTCGTCTGGACCGGTACATCAACGGGCGAGGTTGAACTCACACCCGGCGACCGCAAGGCCACCGGAACCACTGTCCGCATCACCGCCCGCCCGGACACTCGCTCATGGCTCGCGCCGGAGAAGGTCCGGGCCCTCGCCGCCGAGTACACCGCCATGCATCCGACCCCGGTACTGGTCAACGGCGAGCGCGTCAACGAAGGTCCCGGCCTGTTCGGGGGCCCGTCCGGCGGCCGAGACGCCGCGCGTGTCGCGTTCAGCCAGGACGAACTCGGCTTCACACCGTTGGAGATGTTCGACGTCGACGTCCCCGAAGCCGGTATGCGCGGCGTCGCGTTCGTGCGGCCGAGCGGTGGTGACCTCGTCGCCAGGGCCACTCATCGTGTGTACGTGAAGGGCCTCCTGGTCGGTGACGTCCCCGCCCTGGTCCCGGAATGGGCGTACTTCGTGCGGCTCGTCGTCGACTCGACCGGACTGAAGCCGACGGCGTCGCGGGAAGGACTGGTCCGTGACGACCTGTTCGAGGCCGTGTCGGTGTCGCTCGGTGAGCAGATCTCCGGGTGGCTGACGGGCCTCGGGTCGCGTCCGGTGGTGCGGGAACGGTTCCTCAACGTGCACGAGCAGGGAGTCAAAGCCCTCGCCGCTCACCGGCCGGAACTGCTGGGCTTCGTCGACAAGCACTGCGTCTTCGACACCAACGTCGGTCCGATGCCACTGGCCACGTTCCGCGCCCGCTTCGACACGATCCGGTATGCGGGCAGCGTCGACGACTACCGGGTGCTCGCCGACATCCTCGCCGGGCGGGGAATCGGCCTGGTCAACGCAGGGCACGCTTTCGAGACCGCCGTCATCCGAGCGTTGATCGCCGCAGACCCGCAGCTGCAGTGCGAACCCATCGGGCAACAGTTTCTGCTGTCCGCATTGTCGACGCCGAGCGCGGAACTGCGCGCGGAGTTCGACGCGGCCGTCCACCTCGCTCGACGTGCGGTCTCGCCTTTCGACTGCGAGGTGAGCCTGCGAGAGTTCGAGCCCGACGGAGTGTCCGCGCTGCTGCTGACCGACGACTCGGCGCGCATCGCACAAGATCGGACCGAGATGCTGTCGGAGGCCGCGGGTGAACCGGACGCGTGGCTGGCCGCGTTGGCAGCGCTCGACGACGGCGACGTCCCGCCGACGCGGCCGGTTCTGGTCCTCAACGCGACCAACGCCCTGGTGAAACGTCTCCCGACCCTGGGTGACGACGTTGTCGCCGGAGCTCTCATCCGAGTGATCTACAGCCAGGCGATGCTCCGCGCCCGTCGGTCGGTGCGGGTGGCTGCCGCGTCCGAACTCGACTCGGCGATCACCCTGCTCGCCGATCTCGCGACCCGGGACAGCATCGAGGGAGACGTGGAATGA
- a CDS encoding response regulator transcription factor produces the protein MRIVIAEDDTLLREGLALLLRSEGFDVVAAVDTGEAFLGMLDDADAAVLDVRMPPTFTVEGLEAAREARRRRPGFPVLVLSAYVEDRYAGQLVAEGADGLGYLLKERVGDVAAFVDALRRVAAGGTVMDPEVVSQLMSRRATGDPVRALTPREREVLGLMAEGLDNQTIAERLVVSDTAVSKHIGNIFAKLGLSPSDGGHRRVLAVLAYLQD, from the coding sequence ATGCGGATCGTGATCGCCGAGGACGACACCCTGCTCAGGGAGGGGCTAGCGCTGTTGTTGCGGAGCGAGGGTTTCGACGTCGTCGCGGCCGTCGACACCGGCGAGGCGTTCCTCGGCATGCTCGACGACGCCGACGCCGCTGTTCTCGACGTACGGATGCCTCCGACGTTCACCGTCGAAGGACTCGAGGCAGCTCGTGAGGCGCGGCGACGCCGGCCAGGATTCCCCGTGCTCGTGCTGTCGGCGTACGTCGAGGACAGGTACGCCGGACAACTCGTCGCCGAGGGCGCCGACGGCCTGGGATACCTGCTGAAGGAACGCGTGGGCGACGTCGCCGCATTTGTCGACGCACTCCGCCGAGTGGCTGCGGGCGGCACGGTGATGGACCCGGAAGTGGTGTCTCAGCTGATGAGCAGGAGGGCGACCGGCGATCCGGTGCGAGCGCTGACCCCGCGGGAACGCGAAGTCCTCGGTCTCATGGCCGAAGGACTCGACAACCAGACGATCGCCGAGCGTCTGGTTGTGAGCGACACGGCTGTCAGCAAGCACATCGGCAACATCTTCGCCAAGCTCGGTCTGTCCCCGTCCGACGGAGGGCACCGGCGAGTGTTGGCCGTGCTCGCGTACCTGCAGGACTGA
- the pntB gene encoding Re/Si-specific NAD(P)(+) transhydrogenase subunit beta yields the protein MDINSITVAAYIVASLLFILSLAGLSKHESAKSGLTYGMVGMAVAIIATIALAVDNMTDLDGKWISIGLMGGAVVIGALIGLWRAKIVEMTGMPELIALLHSFVGLAAVLIGWNGAITGAHLEGVNPDDAGALTGIHAAEVAIGIFIGAVTFTGSIVANLKLSAKIKSSPLMLPGKNFINVGSIVVFAVLTGIYVARDAKDDTTGYVLLAVITALALFLGWHLVASIGGGDMPVVVSMLNSYSGWAAAASGFLLSNDLLIVTGALVGSSGAYLSYIMCKAMNRSFISVIAGGFGIEAGPAEDKDYGEHREIQADAAAELLAGASSVVITPGYGMAVAQAQYPVADLTAKLRAKGVDVRFGIHPVAGRLPGHMNVLLAEAKVPYDVVLEMDEINDDFPETDVVLVIGANDTVNPAASEDPSSPIAGMPVLEVWNAKDVIVFKRSMAAGYAGVQNPLFFRENTQMLFGDAKDRVEDIISAL from the coding sequence ATGGACATCAATTCGATCACTGTTGCGGCGTACATCGTCGCGTCGCTCCTGTTCATCCTGTCGCTGGCCGGATTGAGCAAGCACGAGTCCGCCAAGAGCGGCCTCACGTACGGCATGGTCGGCATGGCCGTCGCGATCATCGCGACGATCGCCCTCGCCGTCGACAACATGACCGATCTCGACGGCAAGTGGATCTCCATCGGCCTGATGGGCGGCGCCGTTGTCATCGGCGCCCTGATCGGCCTCTGGCGAGCGAAGATCGTCGAGATGACGGGCATGCCCGAGCTCATAGCTCTCCTGCACTCGTTCGTCGGTCTCGCCGCCGTCCTCATCGGCTGGAACGGCGCCATCACCGGCGCTCACCTCGAGGGTGTCAACCCCGATGATGCGGGCGCCCTCACGGGTATCCACGCCGCAGAGGTCGCGATCGGCATCTTCATCGGCGCCGTGACCTTCACCGGTTCGATCGTCGCCAACCTGAAACTGTCGGCGAAGATCAAGTCGTCGCCGCTGATGCTGCCCGGCAAGAACTTCATCAACGTCGGTTCGATCGTCGTGTTCGCAGTGCTGACCGGCATCTACGTGGCGCGTGACGCCAAGGACGACACCACCGGTTACGTCCTGCTCGCGGTCATCACCGCGCTCGCGCTGTTCCTCGGTTGGCACCTGGTGGCCTCGATCGGCGGCGGCGACATGCCGGTCGTCGTGTCGATGCTCAACTCGTACTCCGGTTGGGCCGCGGCCGCGTCGGGCTTCCTGCTCAGCAACGATCTGCTGATCGTCACCGGTGCGCTCGTCGGCTCCTCGGGTGCGTACCTGTCGTACATCATGTGCAAGGCGATGAACCGCTCGTTCATCTCCGTCATCGCAGGCGGCTTCGGCATCGAAGCCGGCCCGGCCGAGGACAAGGACTACGGCGAACACCGCGAGATCCAGGCCGACGCCGCCGCCGAGCTCCTCGCAGGCGCATCGTCCGTCGTGATCACGCCGGGTTACGGCATGGCCGTCGCACAGGCGCAGTACCCGGTGGCCGATCTGACCGCCAAACTGCGCGCGAAGGGCGTCGACGTCCGCTTCGGCATCCACCCTGTCGCCGGCCGTCTGCCCGGCCACATGAACGTGCTGCTCGCCGAGGCGAAGGTGCCGTACGACGTCGTTCTGGAAATGGACGAGATCAACGACGACTTCCCGGAGACCGACGTCGTGCTGGTCATCGGCGCCAACGACACGGTGAACCCGGCGGCGTCGGAGGATCCGAGCTCGCCGATCGCGGGCATGCCGGTCCTCGAGGTCTGGAACGCCAAGGACGTCATCGTGTTCAAGCGTTCGATGGCCGCCGGTTACGCCGGTGTCCAGAACCCGCTGTTCTTCCGCGAGAACACGCAGATGCTGTTCGGTGACGCGAAGGACCGAGTGGAAGACATCATCTCCGCTCTGTAA
- a CDS encoding alpha/beta hydrolase, with product MTRHHTVDVGDITMHVTERGEGDAIVLCHGFPGLGYSWRHQIDALADAGYRVIAPDMRGYGRTDAPSDPRLYDREHTVADMVGLLDALDIDRAVFGGHDFGAHLVWDLPARVPDRVVALAQFSVPRVARMPVRPSVAFEYMAKQHFLHLHYFQRPGVAEVELDARPREFLAKLFHALSGDGRYLDCWGFASEGNGYLDVLPEPPVLPWSWLSEAEFNVYVDEFARTGFTGGLNWYRAEDLVWEQNAEFHDVPITVPTTFIVGAEDPVLQMMGDDPLSQTADRVPGLRSTHVIPGAGHFVQMEAADHVNRILIDFLDGLGRAP from the coding sequence ATGACCAGGCATCACACGGTGGACGTCGGCGACATCACGATGCACGTCACCGAGCGGGGCGAGGGCGACGCCATAGTCCTGTGCCACGGCTTTCCCGGCCTCGGGTACAGCTGGCGGCACCAGATCGACGCGCTCGCCGACGCAGGCTATCGAGTGATCGCCCCCGACATGCGCGGCTACGGTCGGACCGACGCACCGTCCGATCCACGGCTGTACGACCGCGAGCACACTGTCGCCGACATGGTCGGCCTGCTCGACGCCCTCGACATCGACCGAGCAGTGTTCGGCGGCCACGACTTCGGCGCCCACCTGGTGTGGGACCTGCCAGCGCGCGTGCCCGACCGTGTCGTCGCGCTGGCGCAGTTCAGCGTTCCGCGCGTCGCACGGATGCCGGTGCGGCCCAGCGTCGCGTTCGAGTACATGGCCAAGCAGCACTTTCTGCACCTGCACTACTTCCAGCGGCCGGGCGTCGCCGAGGTCGAACTCGACGCCCGTCCCCGCGAGTTCTTGGCGAAGCTGTTCCACGCTCTCAGCGGTGACGGCCGCTACCTCGACTGCTGGGGATTCGCGTCAGAAGGCAACGGGTACCTCGACGTGCTGCCGGAGCCGCCCGTCCTCCCATGGTCATGGCTGTCGGAGGCGGAGTTCAACGTGTACGTCGACGAGTTCGCACGCACCGGTTTCACCGGCGGTCTCAACTGGTACCGGGCCGAAGACCTGGTGTGGGAGCAGAACGCGGAATTCCACGACGTCCCCATCACGGTGCCGACAACGTTCATCGTCGGTGCCGAGGACCCAGTCCTGCAGATGATGGGCGACGATCCCCTCTCCCAGACTGCCGACCGCGTTCCCGGACTGCGGTCGACACACGTGATCCCGGGCGCGGGGCACTTCGTGCAGATGGAAGCCGCGGATCACGTCAATCGGATCCTCATCGACTTCCTCGACGGGCTGGGGCGCGCCCCTTAA